The following coding sequences are from one Xiphophorus couchianus chromosome 7, X_couchianus-1.0, whole genome shotgun sequence window:
- the LOC114147831 gene encoding dedicator of cytokinesis protein 9 isoform X11, producing the protein MGCTTSAVVFDGLRTVLERNCSGYICKEAAEPAGPSEAERALSRRESRVIPTPRILKVKPKVIEPLDYENVLVQRKTQILSDVLRDMLQFPLEDFEISTLRRQGRTLYPTVPENAEREAQSLFVQECIKTYKSDWHVVNYKYEDYSGDFRQLPNKVPRPEKLAVHVFEVDEDVDKEEDTASLGSQKGGISKHGWLYKGNMNSAISVTMRSFKRRYFHLTQLGDGSYNLNFYKDEKISKEPKGTIFLDSCMGVVQNNKVRRFAFELKMQDKSTYLLAAESEAEMEDWINMLNKILHSSFEIAMQEKRNGDIHDDDDLGKSDSSSGSLDSFQSTRDIESRMRSETRLKLFTVDPDTQKLDFSGIEPDVKQFEEKFGKRVLVNCNDLSFNLQSCVAENEDGPTTNVEPFYVTLSLFDIQNGRKISSDFQVDLNHQSVRGMVPSNTSQYVNGGGEARSEGQRFIHGVPEAALLYPKQGVFSVTCPHPDIFLVARIDKVLQGGINHCAEPYMKSSDSTKMAQKVLKNAKLACSRLGQYRMPFAWAARTLFKDASGTLDKSARFSALYRQDSNKLSNDDMLKLLADFRKPEKMAKLPIILGNLDVTIDSVAPDLTNCVTSSYIPVKQFDVSERSSVFFEVEEFVPFIAKCSQPFTIYNNHLYVYPKHLKYDSQKSFAKARNIAVCIEFRDSDDEEAVSLKCIYGRPGGPLFTKNAFTSVLHHQHNPEFYDEFKIELPTQLHEKHHLLFTFYHVSCDSNSKASTKKKDVVETQVGYAWLPLLKDGRVIMNEHHIPVAANLPAGYLSCQEGASKHLSPEVKWVDGGKHLFKVSTHLVSTVYTQDQHLHNFFHHCQSVASAAQGPGGELVKYLKSLHAMESHVMIKFLPTILNQLFRVLTSATQEDVAVNVTRVMIHIVAQCHEEGLEHYLRSYVKFVFRTESYTSSTTRTVHEELAKAMTVILKPSTDFLTSNKLLKYSWYFFEALVKSMAQYLIESCKVRLSRNQRFSASFHHTVETLVNMMMPHITQKYKDNLDAARNANHSLAVFIKRCFNLMDRGFVFKQINNYINGFMPGDPKTLYEFKFEFLRVVCNHEHYVPLNLPMPFGKGRILRFQDDTVESDDTPVDLQMDYSLTEDFCRNHFLVGLLLREVSAALQEFREIRQIAIHVLKTLMIKHTFDDRYSSKSQQARLATLYFPLFGLLQENVNRLNVKEVSPFPVNHSNNNGRDDSLLSNALMTPPRSSTFLDTSLHKDVFGAISGTTSPHAVSTPNVNSMRHTDSRGSLISTESVNSLHERNHDKTNSLDKNQPASTLGSTLMRCDKLDQAEIKSLLMCFLHVLKGMSEDALFTYWNKASSAELMDFFILIEVCLHQFRYMGKRYIASVRKISSILGISVEHAYSHSDADVLNQSLLEANIATEVCLTVLDTLSIFIMGFKTQLCSDHGHSPLMKKVFEVHLCFLHINQSETALKQVFTSLRTFIYKFPCTFFEGRADMCAAFCYEILKCCNSKLSSIRSDAAHLLYFLMKSNFDYTGRKSFVRTHLQVVIAVSQLIADVIGIGSTRFQQSLSIINNCANSDRTIKHTAFPSDVKDLTKRIRTVLMATAQMKEHERDPEMLVDLQYSLAKSYASTPELRKTWLDSMARIHVKNGDLSEAAMCYVHVAALVAEYLRRKGMFKQGCSAFRVVTPNIDEEAAMMEDVGMQDVHFNEDVLMELLEECADGLWKAERYELISDIYKLIIPIYEKRRDFEKLAHLYDTLHRAYSKVTEVMHTGKRLLGTYFRVAFFGQQYQFTDSEAEGFFEDEDGKEYIYKEPKFTPLSEISQRLLKLYSDKFGQENVKMIQDSGRINPKDLDSKYAYIQVTHVTPYLDEKELADRKTEFEKSHNIRRFVFEMPFTISGKKQGGVEEQCKRRTILTTTHCFPYVKKRIAVMYQHHTDLSPIEVAIDEMSKKVAEINQLCSSSDVDMIRLQLKLQGSISVQVNAGPLAYARAFLDDSSAKKYPDNKVKQLKEVFRHFVEACGHGLGINERLIKEDQQEYHDEMKANYRDLTRELSIIMHEQIIPVEDGMKSVLPDSLHIFNAISGTPTSVTIQGIPHSASVI; encoded by the exons aTTTCAACTTTGAGGCGCCAAGGGAGAACTCTGTACCCCACAGTGCCTGAAAATGCTGAGAGGGAGGCCCAGAGCCTGTTTGTCCAAGAG TGCATTAAGACCTACAAGTCTGACTGGCATGTGGTCAACTACAAGTACGAGGATTATTCTGGGGATTTTCGACAGCTTCCAAA CAAAGTACCCCGGCCTGAAAAACTGGCGGTTCATGTGTTCGAAGTGGATGAAGATGTTGATAAAGAGGAG GACACTGCCTCCTTAGGATCCCAGAAAGGGGGCATTTCCAAACATGGCTGGCTGTATAAAGGGAACATGAACAGTGCAATCAGTGTCACCATGAGG TCGTTCAAGAGGAGGTATTTCCACCTTACGCAGCTTGGGGATGGCTCGTACAATCTAAACTTCTACAAAGACGAGAAGATCTCCAAAGAGCCAAAAGGAACCATTTTCCTGGATTCCTGCATGGGTGTGGTTCAG AACAACAAAGTTCGGAGGTTTGCTTTTGAGCTGAAGATGCAGGATAAGAGCACGTACCTGCTGGCTGCAGAAAGCGAAGCAGAGATGGAGGACTGGATCAACATGCTCAACAAGATCCTCCACAGCAGCTTTGAGATTGCCATGCAGGAGAAGAGGAATGGAGACATTCatgatg ATGATGATCTTGGAAAGTCAGACAGTTCTTCTGGCAGCCTGGATAGCTTTCAG AGCACCAGAGATATTGAGTCAAGAATGAGGAGTGAAACCAGACTGAAGCTGTTCACAGTGGATCCAGACACACAG AAACTGGACTTCTCAGGAATAGAGCCGGATGTTAAACAGTTCGAGGAGAAGTTTGGCAAGAGGGTTCTGGTCAACTGCAACGATCTCTCATTCAACCTGCAAAGCTGCGTGGCAGAGAACGAGGATGGGCCGACTACAAAC GTGGAACCTTTCTATGTCACTCTGTCGCTGTTCGACATCCAGAACGGCAGGAAAATTTCCTCTGACTTCCAAGTTGACTTAAACCACCAGTCTGTCAGGGGAATGGTTCCAAGTAACACCAGTCAGTATGTGAACGGAGGAGGTGAAGCCCGATCCGAGGGGCAGCGGTTTATCCACGGGGTGCCAGAAGCAGCTTTGCTGTATCCCAAACAG GGAGTGTTTTCAGTGACATGCCCTCATCCAGATATCTTCCTAGTGGCTCGCATCGATAAGGTGCTTCAGGGGGGAATCAACCATTGTGCCGAGCCATACATGAAGAGTTCAGACTCCACCAAG ATGGCACAGAAGGTCCTGAAAAATGCCAAGCTGGCGTGTAGTCGATTGGGTCAGTACAGGATGCCCTTTGCCTGGGCAGCAAG aacCTTGTTCAAAGATGCATCTGGGACACTTGACAAAAGTGCCCGCTTCTCAGCTCTGTACAGACAGGACAGCAACAAACTGTCCAATGACGACATGCTCAAATTGCTGGCAGATTTCAGAAA aCCAGAGAAGATGGCCAAGCTGCCTATAATCCTTGGAAACCTTGATGTTACCATTGACAGTGTTGCCCCCGACTTAACGA ATTGCGTTACCTCATCCTACATTCCTGTGAAGCAGTTTGATGTCAGTGAGAGGAGCAGTGTGTTTTTCGAAGTGGAGGAGTTTGTGCCGTTCATCGCCAAATGTTCTCAGCCTTTCACTATCTACAATAATCACCTCTATGTCTACCCAAAGCACTTGAAATATGACAGCCAGAAGTCATTTGCAAAG GCTAGAAACATAGCTGTCTGCATTGAGTTCAGGGACTCAGATGATGAAGAAGCTGTTTCACTTAAG TGCATCTATGGGCGACCTGGAGGACCCTTGTTTACCAAAAATGCCTTTACCTCAGTATTACATCACCAGCACAACCCCGAATTCTATGATGAA TTTAAGATCGAGTTGCCAACACAGCTCCACGAGAAACATCATTTGCTGTTTACTTTCTACCATGTGAGCTGTGACAGCAACAGCAAGGCCAGCACCAAGAAGAAAGATGTGGTTGAAACTCAAG TGGGATATGCCTGGCTCCCTTTGCTGAAGGATGGCCGGGTGATAATGAATGAACATCACATCCCTGTTGCTGCTAACCTTCCTGCTGGATACCTCAGTTGTCAAGAGGGCGCCAGCAAG CATTTGAGTCCTGAGGTCAAATGGGTTGATGGAGGAAAACACTTGTTTAAAGTGTCCACACACCTAGTGTCCACTGTGTACACTCAG GATCAACATTTGCACAACTTTTTTCATCACTGTCAGAGTGTTGCATCAGCAGCACAAGGACCTGGAGGAGAACTGGTCAAATACCTGAAG AGTTTGCATGCCATGGAGAGTCACGTGATGATCAAGTTCTTGCCAACTATCCTCAATCAGCTGTTTAGAGTGCTGACCAGTGCCACACAGGAGGACGTAGCAGTAAATGTTACAAG GGTCATGATTCACATTGTAGCTCAGTGCCACGAGGAAGGCTTGGAACACTACCTTCGCTCTTATGTGAAG TTTGTATTCAGGACTGAGTCGTACACTTCCTCCACGACCCGAACAGTACACGAGGAGTTGGCGAAAGCCATGACTGTAATCCTGAAGCCTTCCACTGACTTCCTGACGAGTAACAAGCTGCTCAAG TATTCATGGTATTTCTTTGAAGCCTTAGTCAAGTCCATGGCTCAGTACTTGATTGAAAGCTGCAAAGTGAGG TTGTCAAGGAATCAGCGGTTCTCTGCATCTTTTCATCACACTGTGGAAACTTTGGTCAACATGATGATGCCACACATCACTCAGAAGTACAAAGACAACCTGGATGCTGCTCGCAATGCCAACCACAGCCTAGCTGTCTTCATAAAG CGCTGCTTCAACCTGATGGACCGAGGCTTTGTGTTTAAGCAGATCAACAATTACATCAATGGCTTCATGCCCGGAGATCCAAAG ACGCTGTATGAGTTCAAGTTTGAGTTCTTACGCGTTGTGTGCAATCATGAACACTATGTTCCCTTAAACCTGCCAATGCCATTTGGAAAAGGGAGGATACTGAGGTTTCAAG ATGATACAGTGGAGTCTGATGATACTCCAGTAG ATCTGCAGATGGATTACTCTCTGACAGAAGACTTCTGTAGGAACCACTTCCTGGTCGGGCTTCTGCTCAGGGAGGTCAGTGCTGCTCTGCAGGAGTTCAGGGAGATTCGGCAGATAGCCATACATGTCCTGAAGACCCTCATGATTAAACACACATTTGATGACCGCTATTCATCCAAG agccAGCAGGCCAGATTGGCCACCTTGTACTTCCCCTTGTTTGGTCTCCTTCAGGAGAACGTCAACAGGCTTAATGTGAAGGAAGTCTCCCCATTCCCTGTCAACCACTCCAACAAT aATGGACGAGACGATTCGCTCCTTTCAAATGCCTTGATGACGCCTCCTAGGTCCAGCACGTTTCTGGACACCAGCTTGCACAAAGATGTTTTTGGAGCTATCTCGGGTACAA CTTCCCCTCATGCAGTTTCCACCCCTAACGTGAACTCTATGCGCCACACCGACTCTCGTGGCTCCCTCATCAGCACAGAATCAGTCAACAGCCTCCATGAGAGGAACCATGACAAAACCAATTCTCTTGACAAG AACCAACCTGCCTCGACCCTGGGAAGCACCTTGATGCGATGTGATAAATTGGATCAGGCAGAGATCAAAAGCCTCCTCATGTGTTTCTTACATGTGCTTAAAGGCATGTCTGAAG ATGCTCTGTTCACATACTGGAACAAGGCTTCATCTGCTGAACTGATGGACTTCTTTATCTTAATTGA AGTGTGCCTCCATCAGTTCAGATACATGGGGAAAAGATACATTGCAAG tgtaAGAAAGATTTCAAGTATACTTGGAATATCTGTAGAACATG cCTACAGTCACTCCGATGCGGATGTGTTGAACCAGTCACTCCTGGAGGCCAACATCGCCACTGAAGTGTGTCTAACAGTCCTGGACACTCTCAGCATCTTCATCATGGGCTTTAAG ACACAACTTTGCTCTGACCACGGCCACAGCCCactgatgaagaaggtgtttgAAGTTCATCTCTGCTTCCTGCACATCAATCAGTCTGAAACAGCCCTGAAGCAGGTCTTCACATCACTGCGCACTTTTATTTACAAG TTCCCGTGCACATTTTTTGAAGGCCGTGCAGATATGTGCGCAGCCTTCTGCTACGAGATTCTGAAATGTTGCAACTCCAAGCTGAGCTCCATTCGTAGTGATGCAGCCCACCTGCTGTATTTTCTCATGAAGAGCAACTTTGACTACACAGGTCGCAAGTCCTTTGTCAGAACACACCTGCAG GTGGTGATTGCTGTCAGTCAGTTGATCGCTGATGTGATCGGTATTGGAAGCACCCGCTTCCAGCAATCTCTGTCAATAATCAACAATTGTGCCAACAGTGATAGAACTATCAAG CACACAGCTTTCCCATCAGATGTGAAGGACTTGACAAAACGCATCAGGACCGTTTTGATGGCCACAGCTCAAATGAAGGAGCATGAGAGAGATCCAGAAATGCTAGTGGACCTGCAGTACAGCCTTGCCAAGTCGTACGCCAGCACCCCCGAGCTGCGAAAGACCTGGCTGGACAGCATGGCCCGAATCCATGTGAAGAATGGAGACCTATCAGAG GCGGCCATGTGTTACGTTCATGTTGCAGCCCTCGTGGCAGAATACCTCCGGAGAAAAG GAATGTTCAAGCAGGGCTGTTCAGCTTTCCGAGTTGTAACCCCAAACATTGATGAAGAAGCAGCAATGATGGAGGATGTTGGGATGCAGGATGTGCATTTTAATGAG GACGTTTTAATGGAGCTTTTGGAGGAGTGTGCAGACGGCCTGTGGAAAGCAGAGCGCTATGAGCTCATCTCAGACATCTATAAACTCATAATCCCAATTTATGAGAAGCGAAGGGACTTTGAG AAACTGGCCCACCTGTATGACACACTGCATCGTGCATACAGCAAAGTGACGGAGGTGATGCATACAGGCAAGAGGCTGCTGGGGACGTACTTCAGAGTGGCTTTCTTTGGTCAG CAGTACCAGTTTACTGACTCAGAGGCGGAG GGTTTCTTTGAGGATGAAGATGGTAAGGAGTACATCTATAAAGAGCCCAAGTTCACACCCCTGTCTGAGATCTCCCAGAGGCTCCTGAAGCTTTACTCTGACAAGTTTGGACAGGAGAACGTGAAGATGATTCAGGATTCTGGACGG ATTAATCCCAAAGACCTGGACTCAAAGTACGCATATATTCAAGTAACCCACGTGACTCCATACCTGGATGAGAAAGAGCTGGCTGACAGAAAGACAGAGTTTGAAAAGAGCCACAACATCAGGCGATTTGTATTCGAAATGCCTTTCACAATATCTGGCAAAAAGCAAGGTGGAGTGGAGGAGCAGTGCAAACGCAGGACGATACTCACCA CAACACACTGTTTTCCCTACGTGAAGAAGCGCATCGCAGTGATGTACCAACACCACACCGACCTGAGCCCCATCGAGGTGGCCATCGATGAAATGAGCAAAAAGGTGGCCGAGATCAACCAGCTGTGCTCCTCCAGCGACGTGGACATGATCCGTCTGCAGCTCAAACTGCAAGGCAGCATCAGTGTCCAG GTAAATGCAGGACCACTTGCATACGCCAGAGCTTTTCTGGATGACTCGAGCGCCAAGAAGTATCCAGATAACAAGGTCAAGCAGCTCAAAGAGGTCTTCAG GCATTTTGTGGAGGCCTGTGGCCACGGCTTGGGCATTAATGAGCGACTGATCAAAGAGGACCAGCAGGAGTACCACGATGAGATGAAAGCAAACTACAGGGACTTGACCAGAGAGTTGTCCATCATCATGCACGAGCAG ATCATTCCGGTGGAAGACGGCATGAAGAGCGTGCTCCCCGACTCGCTTCACATCTTCAACGCCATCAGTGGCACGCCGACCTCTGTCACCATCCAGGGCATCCCGCACTCGGCGTCAGTGATATAA